Proteins found in one Limnobaculum xujianqingii genomic segment:
- a CDS encoding pirin family protein → MIYLRKADVRGHANHGWLDSWHSFSFADYYDPNFMGFSALRVINEDRVEAGQGFPTHPHKDMEILSYVLEGTIEHQDSMGNKERVPAGDFQIMSAGTGVRHSEYNPSDSEPLHFYQIWIIPDRKDITPRYEQKTFADKHARQLVLSPDARDGSLKVYQDMELWRWTLDAKEKAEFSIKEGRRIWVQVVKGEVEINGVQASESDGIALWDESTMNITVHSDSEILVFDLPKV, encoded by the coding sequence ATGATTTATTTACGTAAAGCTGATGTACGCGGCCATGCCAATCACGGCTGGCTTGATAGCTGGCATAGTTTCTCTTTCGCTGACTACTACGATCCTAACTTTATGGGATTCTCTGCACTACGAGTCATCAACGAAGACAGAGTAGAAGCGGGTCAGGGTTTCCCAACCCATCCACATAAAGATATGGAAATACTCTCTTATGTTCTGGAAGGTACCATTGAACATCAGGACAGTATGGGAAACAAAGAGCGTGTTCCTGCGGGTGATTTTCAGATTATGAGTGCCGGTACCGGCGTTCGCCACTCAGAATACAACCCGAGTGATAGCGAGCCACTGCACTTCTATCAAATCTGGATTATTCCCGATCGCAAGGACATTACGCCACGTTATGAGCAAAAGACCTTTGCTGACAAGCATGCACGTCAACTGGTTCTGTCTCCTGATGCCCGTGATGGCTCTTTAAAAGTCTATCAGGATATGGAGCTATGGCGCTGGACGCTGGATGCCAAAGAAAAAGCTGAATTCAGTATCAAAGAAGGACGCCGTATCTGGGTACAAGTAGTCAAAGGTGAAGTAGAGATCAATGGTGTTCAAGCCTCAGAGAGTGACGGTATCGCTTTGTGGGATGAATCAACCATGAATATTACCGTTCATAGCGATAGTGAAATTTTGGTATTTGATTTACCTAAAGTTTAA
- the grxB gene encoding glutaredoxin 2, with protein sequence MKLYVYDHCPFCVKARMIFGIKKIPFELVTLLNDDEETPIRMIGQKMAPILEKDDGSYMPESMDIVHYVDETFGTPALTGKTNPAIADWLKQVSPYLNKLLIPRYAQADFCEFRTPSARQYFSHKKEAMIGNFAEALTQTPELVKQLEQNLAQLEKLIQSPGACNGELSVDDIHLFPSIRGISIVKGVKYPPKVDAYRKEMSKISGVNLLDSIAQ encoded by the coding sequence ATGAAACTCTATGTCTATGACCATTGCCCTTTCTGCGTGAAAGCACGCATGATATTTGGCATCAAAAAGATCCCTTTTGAGCTGGTAACTTTATTGAACGATGATGAAGAAACCCCCATCCGCATGATTGGCCAAAAAATGGCACCGATTCTTGAAAAAGACGATGGCAGTTACATGCCAGAAAGTATGGATATCGTGCACTATGTGGATGAAACATTTGGCACACCGGCCTTAACCGGTAAAACCAACCCGGCCATTGCCGACTGGTTAAAGCAGGTTTCTCCTTATCTCAACAAGCTACTGATCCCTCGCTATGCTCAGGCTGACTTCTGTGAATTCAGAACACCATCCGCCCGCCAGTATTTCAGCCATAAAAAAGAAGCCATGATTGGTAACTTTGCTGAAGCACTGACACAAACGCCGGAACTGGTTAAACAGTTAGAGCAGAACCTTGCCCAACTGGAAAAACTGATTCAATCACCGGGAGCCTGTAACGGTGAGCTGTCGGTAGATGATATTCACCTGTTTCCATCAATCCGGGGAATCTCCATTGTGAAGGGTGTGAAATACCCGCCTAAAGTCGATGCTTATCGTAAAGAGATGTCGAAAATATCTGGCGTTAACCTGCTGGACAGTATCGCTCAGTAA
- a CDS encoding VOC family protein: MVKFGYTIVYVDDVEKTLHFFNEAFNMKTRFLHDTGAYGELDTGETILAFASHELGHGHFPDGYIQAGSSEKPLGIEIALVTTDVQTTHNAAIVYGSTELKAPTVMPWGQTVSYVRAPSGILLELCSPMS; the protein is encoded by the coding sequence ATGGTTAAATTCGGATACACCATTGTCTATGTCGACGATGTTGAGAAAACGCTTCACTTCTTCAATGAAGCCTTCAATATGAAAACCCGTTTTTTACACGATACCGGGGCTTATGGCGAGCTGGATACCGGTGAGACCATTCTGGCATTTGCCTCTCATGAATTGGGCCATGGCCATTTCCCTGACGGTTATATACAGGCCGGTAGCTCAGAAAAACCATTGGGTATTGAAATTGCACTGGTGACAACAGATGTTCAAACCACTCACAATGCCGCCATTGTTTATGGTTCTACCGAGCTAAAAGCACCAACGGTGATGCCTTGGGGGCAAACCGTCTCTTATGTCAGGGCACCGTCCGGAATTCTGCTGGAATTATGTAGCCCGATGTCCTGA
- a CDS encoding MATE family efflux transporter, producing MHHHDVTERSLFSLSWPIFIDLFLHFSTLLINTYMVSQVSTAYLAAMGPGNLVFDMCITIFSFISVGCSVVIAQYLGARHTDMAKKAIHISIAFNFVLGLFCAGAIFFFGYKALNIMNMPEHLMTDGFNYLHILGICLIPEAVSLILAACLRVYGKSKAAMYVTLIVNIITIIGNILALYVFDAGLVGVAWSTVFGRVICIILLACLLNYGLRIRFEIKLFFHWSKDQLGKILRIGLPAAGENMVWILQYMTANAFIGLMGETSLAAQTLYFQIALFVMLFGISVSIGNEIFVGHLVGAKRFEDAYRQTFRSLKLGVGVTILVVIGFWLADVHILHFLSKDDGINKLLLPLFLLSVFLEPGRTFNIVMVNALRASGDATFPLYTAIFFMWCVSIPVGYFLGITMEMGLVGIWIGFMCDEWLRGLANTWRWKSRKWQAKRLNI from the coding sequence ATGCATCACCATGATGTTACAGAGCGCTCATTATTTTCTCTGAGCTGGCCGATCTTCATCGATCTGTTTTTACACTTTTCGACGCTGCTGATTAATACCTATATGGTCAGCCAGGTGTCTACCGCCTATCTTGCTGCGATGGGGCCCGGTAACCTGGTTTTCGATATGTGTATTACCATATTCAGCTTTATCAGCGTTGGGTGTAGCGTTGTTATTGCTCAGTATCTGGGTGCTCGCCATACGGATATGGCAAAGAAAGCCATTCATATTTCTATTGCGTTTAACTTTGTACTGGGTCTGTTCTGTGCGGGTGCCATCTTCTTCTTTGGTTACAAAGCGCTAAATATTATGAATATGCCGGAACATCTGATGACAGATGGCTTCAACTATTTGCATATTCTGGGTATTTGTCTGATCCCTGAAGCGGTTTCGTTGATTCTGGCTGCCTGTCTGCGGGTTTATGGCAAGTCTAAAGCCGCCATGTACGTAACGCTGATTGTAAATATTATTACTATTATCGGTAATATTCTGGCGCTGTATGTTTTCGATGCCGGTCTGGTGGGCGTAGCCTGGTCAACGGTATTTGGTCGCGTTATCTGTATTATTTTGCTGGCCTGCTTATTGAATTACGGCTTACGCATTCGCTTTGAAATAAAACTATTTTTCCACTGGTCTAAAGATCAACTGGGGAAAATTCTGCGCATTGGACTACCGGCTGCCGGTGAGAATATGGTGTGGATTCTGCAATATATGACCGCTAATGCCTTTATCGGCCTGATGGGTGAAACCTCTCTGGCGGCACAAACCCTTTATTTCCAGATAGCGTTATTTGTCATGCTGTTTGGTATTTCCGTCAGTATTGGTAATGAAATTTTTGTTGGTCATCTGGTGGGAGCTAAACGCTTCGAGGATGCCTATCGTCAGACATTTCGCAGCCTGAAGCTGGGGGTTGGCGTTACCATTCTGGTGGTGATTGGCTTCTGGCTGGCAGATGTGCATATTCTGCACTTCCTGTCGAAAGATGATGGGATTAATAAGCTGCTGCTGCCGCTGTTTTTACTTTCAGTATTCCTGGAGCCGGGCAGAACCTTCAATATCGTGATGGTAAACGCCCTGCGGGCATCCGGCGATGCCACCTTCCCTCTATATACCGCTATCTTCTTTATGTGGTGTGTATCAATTCCGGTGGGTTATTTCCTTGGTATTACCATGGAAATGGGTCTGGTGGGGATCTGGATCGGCTTTATGTGCGATGAGTGGCTGCGCGGCCTGGCTAATACCTGGCGTTGGAAATCAAGAAAATGGCAGGCCAAACGGCTTAATATTTAG
- a CDS encoding diaminopimelate dehydrogenase: protein MTKKIRAAVVGYGNIGKYAIEALNAADDFEIAGVVRRSAGEPLAELAAYQVVDDIDKLDNVDVAILCSPTRAIKQIAQKILAKGINTVDSFDVHSQIVDLKNTLDPIAKANNAVSVVAAGWDPGSDSIVRTLMLAMAPKGITYTNFGPGMSMGHSVAARAISGVKEALSVTVPMGTGVHRRLVYIELEQGADFATVEKTLKADDYFASDETHVKQVDCVDNLKDMGHGVHLTHKGVSGETQNQLFEYSMRINNPALTSQFLVSAARATTKLGSGAYTVIEVAPIHFLQGETDKLIERLV, encoded by the coding sequence ATGACTAAAAAAATTAGAGCGGCCGTTGTCGGCTATGGAAATATTGGTAAATATGCGATTGAAGCCCTGAACGCGGCAGATGATTTTGAAATTGCTGGTGTAGTACGTCGTAGCGCGGGTGAGCCATTAGCAGAGCTGGCGGCTTATCAGGTGGTGGACGACATTGATAAATTAGACAATGTTGATGTGGCCATTCTTTGTTCACCAACCCGGGCAATTAAGCAAATAGCTCAAAAAATTCTGGCGAAAGGTATAAATACCGTAGACAGCTTTGATGTTCACTCCCAGATTGTTGATTTAAAAAATACGCTGGACCCTATCGCCAAAGCTAACAATGCGGTATCCGTTGTAGCAGCAGGTTGGGATCCGGGTTCTGATTCCATCGTGCGTACTCTGATGCTGGCGATGGCACCAAAAGGAATCACCTATACCAACTTTGGACCGGGTATGAGCATGGGCCACTCGGTGGCTGCCAGAGCTATTTCTGGTGTTAAAGAAGCACTATCCGTAACGGTACCAATGGGAACCGGGGTACATCGCCGTCTGGTTTATATTGAGCTGGAGCAGGGCGCTGACTTTGCCACGGTAGAAAAAACGCTGAAGGCCGATGACTATTTTGCTTCGGACGAGACTCACGTTAAGCAGGTTGATTGCGTTGATAACCTGAAAGATATGGGACACGGCGTGCATTTAACCCACAAAGGCGTATCGGGCGAAACTCAAAATCAACTGTTTGAATATTCAATGCGTATCAACAACCCGGCATTAACCTCACAGTTTTTAGTTTCTGCTGCCCGGGCTACCACTAAATTAGGCAGTGGCGCTTATACGGTAATCGAAGTCGCTCCGATTCATTTCCTGCAAGGGGAAACGGATAAGCTGATTGAGCGTCTGGTGTAA
- the cfa gene encoding cyclopropane fatty acyl phospholipid synthase yields MSSSCIEDVSTQDNPWYRIISELLQQADIEINGSRPFDIQVHHPQFFKRVVQQGSLGLGESYMDGWWDCQRPDMLFHRILRCGLDKKVPHHIKDFLRIATARLINLQSKHRAWMVGKKHYDLGNDLFNQILDPYMQYSCGYWKEANTLEQAQQAKLKMICEKLQLKPGMTLLDIGCGWGGLSAYAAKNYGVSVEGVTISAEQQKLAQQRCSGLDVAILLEDYRDLHNQYDRIVSVGMFEHVGPKNYHTYFDVVARNLKPNGLFLLHTIGSKQTKVNVDPWIHKYIFPNGCLPSVTNIAQNSEKHFVMEDLHNFGADYDHTLMAWYKRFIQGWSELSGQYDERFKRMFTYYLNACAGAFRARDIQLWQILFSPKGVEGGIRVPR; encoded by the coding sequence ATGAGCTCATCATGTATTGAAGATGTCAGCACTCAGGATAATCCGTGGTATCGAATTATCAGTGAGTTACTACAACAGGCTGATATTGAAATTAACGGTTCACGTCCGTTTGATATTCAAGTTCACCATCCCCAGTTCTTCAAACGCGTAGTACAGCAAGGCTCCCTCGGGCTGGGGGAAAGTTATATGGACGGATGGTGGGACTGCCAGCGCCCCGATATGCTATTTCATCGTATCCTGCGTTGCGGGCTGGATAAGAAAGTCCCTCATCATATTAAAGATTTTCTGCGTATCGCCACCGCCCGCCTGATTAATCTGCAGTCAAAACATCGCGCCTGGATGGTTGGCAAAAAGCACTACGATTTAGGTAACGATCTGTTTAACCAGATCCTCGATCCCTATATGCAATACTCCTGCGGTTACTGGAAAGAAGCGAATACGCTGGAACAGGCTCAGCAGGCAAAACTCAAAATGATTTGTGAAAAGCTTCAGCTAAAGCCGGGAATGACCCTGCTGGATATTGGCTGTGGTTGGGGTGGGTTATCCGCCTATGCAGCGAAAAATTATGGTGTTTCAGTGGAAGGGGTAACCATCTCTGCCGAACAGCAAAAGCTGGCACAACAGCGCTGTAGCGGGTTGGATGTCGCTATTCTGCTGGAAGATTACCGCGACTTACATAATCAGTATGATCGAATTGTTTCAGTAGGTATGTTTGAGCATGTCGGGCCGAAAAATTATCACACCTATTTTGATGTGGTTGCGCGTAACCTGAAACCGAACGGACTGTTTTTATTGCATACTATTGGTTCTAAACAGACCAAGGTGAATGTCGATCCATGGATCCATAAATATATTTTTCCTAACGGCTGCCTGCCTTCTGTCACCAATATTGCACAGAACAGCGAAAAACATTTTGTGATGGAAGACCTGCATAACTTTGGCGCTGACTACGACCATACACTAATGGCCTGGTATAAAAGATTCATTCAGGGATGGAGCGAGCTTTCCGGGCAGTATGATGAACGCTTTAAACGCATGTTTACTTACTATCTGAATGCCTGTGCCGGTGCTTTTCGTGCCCGGGATATTCAACTGTGGCAAATTCTGTTCAGCCCTAAAGGGGTTGAGGGTGGTATCCGCGTTCCACGTTAA
- a CDS encoding AsmA family protein — MNRTGKVLSWTGGIIVVVIASILIFLATFDLNRLKPTINEKVTAELHRPFAIRGDLGVNWQRQPDETGWRRWVPWPMLHAEDIVLGNPPQIPGDNMVTLQRVEALISPLSLLHKELYIQRIWLKQPYASIQRLANGDNNWTFAANKTDPSAPPSSWSVNINDIVFDSGKVDFKDATLKADVQAVIDPLGKPLPFNEVTGSDNKPQTNSVPEYVFGWKVEGKYNGEPLNGSGKVGGMLSLRSAERPFPVQADVRSGTTRIALAGTLTDPMNLGALDLQLKLSGRSLGNLYGITGVLLPNTPSYSTNGRLIAHVHGEGGATFDYQDFNGKIGSSDIHGNLKYTASKPRPVLKGELVSKQLLFADLAPLIGADSNKQKKQRGEKSLQPADKVLPVEPFETKSWDVMDADVKFTAKYIEHGKSLPVNNLYTHLILNNGEILMDPLRFGVAGGSLNSTIRLDGSKNPMQGKVDMHARRFQLKQLLPDVEMMKNSRGQINGDASLTGRGNSVAALLGSSSGDLCVLMNEGMISRGLMEILGLNVGNYLVSQIFGDDEVKINCVAADVNIRDGLASPRLLVFDTENAIINVTGQTNFATERLDLSIDPQSKGMRLLTLRSPLYVKGTFKNPQPGVEAAPLIARGAAAVALGVVVAPAAALLALVSPSEGEENQCGQVLKQMKDKPKGKSVVVKKGAKAK, encoded by the coding sequence ATGAACAGAACAGGAAAAGTCCTGAGCTGGACGGGTGGAATCATTGTTGTTGTTATAGCTTCAATCCTGATCTTTTTAGCGACCTTTGACCTGAATCGCCTGAAACCAACGATTAATGAGAAAGTGACTGCGGAGCTGCACCGGCCGTTTGCCATTCGCGGTGATTTAGGGGTTAACTGGCAGCGACAACCTGATGAAACAGGCTGGCGGCGCTGGGTTCCCTGGCCAATGTTGCATGCTGAAGATATTGTTTTAGGTAATCCTCCGCAGATCCCCGGCGACAATATGGTGACCTTACAGCGAGTTGAAGCGTTAATATCACCGTTATCATTACTGCATAAAGAACTGTATATCCAGCGTATCTGGCTGAAGCAACCCTATGCATCCATTCAGCGTTTAGCCAATGGTGATAATAACTGGACTTTCGCAGCCAATAAGACCGATCCTTCCGCACCGCCTTCAAGCTGGTCAGTGAATATTAATGATATTGTGTTTGATAGCGGCAAGGTGGATTTTAAAGATGCCACTCTGAAAGCGGATGTGCAGGCAGTTATCGATCCCTTGGGTAAACCGTTACCCTTTAATGAAGTCACCGGAAGTGATAATAAACCGCAGACAAATAGCGTGCCGGAGTATGTATTTGGTTGGAAGGTAGAAGGCAAATACAACGGGGAACCGCTGAACGGCAGCGGTAAAGTCGGTGGTATGTTGTCTCTGAGAAGCGCAGAGCGCCCATTCCCGGTGCAGGCGGATGTTCGTTCAGGCACAACCCGTATTGCACTGGCGGGAACGCTGACGGACCCCATGAACCTCGGTGCGTTAGATTTGCAGCTCAAACTGTCAGGTCGTAGTTTAGGCAATCTGTATGGCATAACCGGCGTATTGCTGCCAAATACTCCATCCTATTCAACCAATGGTCGTCTGATTGCTCATGTGCATGGGGAAGGTGGTGCTACTTTTGATTATCAGGATTTCAACGGCAAGATTGGCAGCAGCGATATTCACGGTAACCTGAAGTATACTGCCAGCAAACCGCGACCGGTGCTGAAAGGGGAGTTAGTCTCTAAACAGTTACTTTTCGCTGATTTGGCACCGTTAATCGGGGCAGACTCTAACAAGCAGAAAAAGCAGCGGGGTGAGAAAAGCCTTCAGCCAGCAGATAAAGTATTGCCGGTTGAACCGTTCGAAACCAAAAGCTGGGATGTGATGGATGCGGACGTAAAGTTCACAGCGAAGTACATTGAGCATGGAAAATCACTGCCGGTAAATAATCTGTATACCCATCTGATACTAAATAACGGTGAGATCCTGATGGATCCTCTGCGCTTTGGCGTAGCGGGAGGCAGTTTAAATTCCACCATCCGGTTGGATGGAAGTAAAAATCCCATGCAGGGAAAGGTTGATATGCATGCCCGACGCTTTCAGCTGAAGCAGCTATTGCCTGATGTGGAGATGATGAAGAACAGTCGTGGACAAATCAACGGTGATGCCAGTTTAACCGGGCGGGGTAATTCAGTTGCCGCGCTGTTAGGCAGCAGCAGCGGTGATTTATGCGTGCTAATGAATGAAGGCATGATCAGTCGGGGTCTGATGGAGATTCTTGGTCTCAATGTCGGCAACTATCTGGTTTCGCAAATCTTTGGTGATGATGAAGTAAAAATTAACTGCGTGGCGGCGGACGTGAATATTCGTGACGGGCTCGCATCCCCACGTTTGCTGGTGTTTGATACTGAAAACGCCATTATCAACGTCACCGGCCAAACCAATTTTGCTACCGAACGGCTGGATTTATCTATCGATCCGCAAAGTAAAGGTATGCGCTTACTCACATTGCGCTCTCCACTGTATGTGAAAGGCACGTTTAAGAATCCACAACCGGGCGTAGAAGCCGCGCCGCTAATTGCCCGGGGTGCTGCGGCAGTGGCTTTGGGTGTGGTTGTTGCTCCGGCAGCCGCCTTACTGGCGCTGGTGTCACCAAGTGAAGGGGAAGAGAATCAGTGTGGGCAGGTATTAAAACAAATGAAGGATAAGCCAAAGGGCAAATCAGTAGTGGTAAAGAAAGGCGCTAAAGCTAAGTAA
- a CDS encoding HNH endonuclease has translation MKKRFFWVNHKQTGKQERENNYIWAPKTKSNGARNVPYDNLLKVREGDIIFSYSSVIQAYGVAKGIAYSAEKPNEFGKAGDAWNKDGWKVDVKFHEVKHKIKPSDYINQLAPLLNAKHFPISPKTGFGMQSCYLAEISDELGLLLLSLTETESFAESFICRDVVAEQEEINLIEEDKNLTTTEKERLISSRVGQGAFRKDVIKLEPICRVTKISDTTFLKASHIKPWSESNNLERLDPYNGLMLAPHVDHLFDKGWISFADNGDMMVSPQLKPQVFSQLGLKKCNVGSFSAKTCRYLDWHRSELYKK, from the coding sequence ATGAAAAAACGTTTCTTCTGGGTAAATCACAAACAAACTGGTAAGCAAGAAAGAGAAAATAATTACATTTGGGCACCCAAAACCAAATCAAATGGCGCAAGAAATGTTCCCTATGACAATCTACTTAAGGTTAGAGAAGGAGATATTATTTTTTCCTATTCATCTGTTATTCAGGCTTATGGTGTTGCAAAGGGTATAGCTTATTCAGCAGAAAAACCAAATGAATTCGGTAAAGCGGGAGACGCTTGGAATAAAGATGGTTGGAAAGTTGATGTTAAATTTCATGAGGTAAAACACAAAATCAAACCCTCTGATTATATCAATCAATTAGCCCCTTTATTGAATGCAAAACACTTCCCCATTAGTCCTAAAACGGGCTTTGGCATGCAAAGTTGTTACTTAGCAGAAATCAGTGATGAATTAGGTTTATTACTCTTATCCTTAACTGAAACCGAAAGTTTTGCTGAATCATTCATTTGTCGTGATGTTGTTGCTGAACAAGAAGAAATAAATCTCATCGAAGAGGACAAAAACCTAACAACAACAGAAAAAGAACGCCTAATATCCTCCCGAGTTGGTCAAGGAGCATTTAGAAAAGACGTCATAAAATTAGAGCCAATATGTCGAGTAACAAAAATTAGTGATACTACATTCTTAAAAGCTAGCCATATTAAACCTTGGAGTGAATCGAACAATTTAGAACGATTGGATCCCTACAATGGATTAATGCTTGCACCACACGTTGACCACTTGTTTGATAAGGGGTGGATAAGCTTTGCTGACAATGGTGACATGATGGTTAGTCCGCAACTTAAACCGCAAGTCTTCTCTCAACTTGGTTTGAAAAAGTGCAATGTAGGATCTTTTTCTGCTAAGACATGCCGATATTTAGATTGGCATCGAAGTGAACTCTATAAGAAGTAA
- a CDS encoding HdeD family acid-resistance protein has protein sequence MRQEILGVLSRNWWVLIIYGVIAILFSIAALTAPLSTAISVAWAIGLFALLEGVITIVSLFTNRIVVSKGWLFGYGVISIIFGVLALYNPAATASILMIFLAVWLIIGGIYRILFAIQVRNQIQGEWMIILSGALAIILGALLMAQPIVGLVITTIWLGAIVLMYGVLQIYAGVKLRGIGQH, from the coding sequence ATGAGACAGGAAATATTGGGAGTACTCTCCCGAAACTGGTGGGTATTAATTATTTATGGCGTGATTGCCATTTTATTTAGTATTGCTGCATTAACCGCTCCGTTATCAACCGCAATATCGGTGGCCTGGGCCATTGGTCTGTTTGCCCTGCTGGAAGGGGTAATTACTATTGTTTCGCTGTTTACTAACCGAATTGTGGTTTCTAAAGGATGGTTATTTGGTTATGGGGTTATTTCCATCATTTTTGGTGTGCTAGCCCTTTATAACCCGGCAGCCACTGCCAGCATTCTGATGATCTTTTTAGCAGTATGGCTAATTATTGGTGGTATTTACCGCATTCTGTTTGCTATTCAGGTTCGTAACCAGATTCAGGGAGAATGGATGATTATCCTCAGCGGTGCGCTGGCGATTATTCTGGGCGCGTTGTTGATGGCACAACCAATCGTTGGATTGGTGATTACCACCATTTGGCTCGGGGCGATTGTTTTGATGTATGGGGTATTGCAGATTTATGCTGGGGTTAAGTTGCGGGGGATTGGGCAACATTAA
- a CDS encoding ACT domain-containing protein, with product MQPIKQLSTLLSSMSPALSSETYVFCTVVEAFSEQLFRFKPKGLFVEQEGITLIITQQTALAHQLTFSGTFRQITLTVHSSLEAVGLTAAVSKALADNNISANVVAAYYHDHIFVPEQDADRALNTLIGLQKHHANLN from the coding sequence ATGCAACCAATTAAACAACTTAGCACTCTGCTCTCTTCCATGTCACCAGCATTAAGCAGTGAAACTTACGTGTTTTGCACCGTAGTGGAAGCGTTTTCCGAACAGCTTTTCAGATTCAAACCCAAAGGGCTGTTTGTGGAACAGGAAGGCATAACGCTGATTATTACTCAACAAACGGCATTAGCTCATCAGTTGACCTTTAGTGGTACTTTCCGCCAGATCACCTTAACAGTGCACTCAAGCCTTGAGGCTGTAGGCCTAACTGCTGCGGTGTCTAAAGCTTTAGCGGATAACAATATCAGTGCCAACGTTGTGGCGGCCTATTATCACGATCATATCTTTGTTCCGGAACAAGATGCCGATCGTGCGTTAAATACGTTGATTGGATTACAGAAACACCATGCAAACCTGAATTAG
- a CDS encoding porin, with amino-acid sequence MNNKKLLAGLLPIMMVVGTANAAELYNKNGNKLDFSGQIEGNHYISDDKGEDGDNSFVRFGIRGETQVTEQIIGYGYYQTELTASSSEGSGDNSSTTRYAFAGIKFGDAGSLDYGRNDGILYDVGGWTDVLPEFGGDSYQQTDVFMTQRAGNLATYRNKNFFGAVDGLDFAVQYQGRNDSGDRNKTDRNGDGWGMSTTYDLGMGLSVGAAYASSDRTYDQSQDHLGDRANGVSAGVKYDANDVYLAAIYGQTYNMNLYGDDFVANKTQNVELVAQYQFDCGLQPSLAWVYSKGKDLGHDIGGKIYDSEELVNYIDVGANYHFNSNFTAKVDYKINMLDSSTFTEKAGISADDIVSVAFVYQF; translated from the coding sequence ATGAACAACAAAAAACTGTTGGCAGGGCTGTTACCTATTATGATGGTGGTGGGTACAGCAAATGCGGCCGAACTCTATAACAAAAACGGTAACAAGTTAGACTTCTCGGGACAAATCGAAGGTAATCACTACATCTCTGATGATAAAGGCGAAGACGGCGATAACAGCTTCGTTCGCTTTGGTATTCGTGGTGAAACACAGGTTACCGAACAAATTATTGGCTATGGTTACTATCAAACTGAGCTGACAGCCAGCTCAAGTGAAGGCAGCGGTGACAATAGCTCTACCACCCGCTATGCCTTCGCTGGTATTAAATTTGGTGATGCAGGTTCTCTCGACTACGGTCGTAACGATGGGATCCTGTATGACGTTGGTGGCTGGACCGATGTTCTGCCTGAGTTCGGTGGCGACTCCTATCAGCAAACCGATGTCTTTATGACTCAACGTGCTGGTAATCTGGCTACCTATCGTAATAAAAACTTCTTTGGCGCCGTTGATGGTCTGGACTTTGCCGTTCAGTATCAGGGCCGTAACGACTCCGGAGACCGTAATAAAACCGATCGCAACGGCGACGGCTGGGGTATGTCCACCACCTATGATTTAGGCATGGGGCTTTCTGTTGGTGCTGCTTATGCTTCATCTGACCGTACTTATGACCAGTCGCAAGACCACCTTGGCGATCGTGCTAACGGTGTAAGTGCTGGTGTTAAATATGATGCTAATGATGTGTATCTGGCTGCTATCTATGGTCAAACCTACAACATGAACCTGTATGGTGACGATTTCGTTGCTAACAAAACTCAAAACGTAGAGCTGGTGGCTCAGTATCAGTTCGACTGTGGTCTGCAACCGTCGCTGGCGTGGGTTTACTCTAAGGGTAAAGACCTGGGGCATGACATAGGTGGCAAAATTTACGATAGCGAAGAGCTGGTTAACTATATTGATGTTGGTGCCAACTACCACTTCAATAGCAACTTCACAGCTAAGGTCGACTATAAGATCAATATGCTTGATAGCAGCACTTTCACTGAGAAAGCTGGAATATCGGCGGATGATATTGTATCGGTGGCGTTTGTTTATCAGTTTTGA